In Synergistota bacterium, one genomic interval encodes:
- a CDS encoding tRNA (adenine-N1)-methyltransferase, protein MKLKEGDTVLLFAESGTSFLTKVSRKKISTHLGELNLEDAIEKSYGDYIETHKGEKVFLVKPPVGEFIRRLKRQTQIIFPKEAGYILMYLDIFPGARIIECGTGSGSLTTVFAHFVGEKGKVYSYERRKEFASLAEENLRKWGVSERVEIKVKDIEEGFDEERVDAVFLDLPNPWDYIKQVKKALLPGRHFGAICPTFNQVEKLTETLKREHFIWIRVLELLLREIRPSPGKIRPEDNMIAHTGFLIFATLVKENEG, encoded by the coding sequence GTGAAGCTTAAAGAGGGTGACACAGTTCTACTTTTTGCTGAATCAGGAACATCGTTTTTAACAAAGGTATCAAGAAAAAAGATCTCTACACATCTGGGGGAGTTAAATCTCGAAGATGCCATTGAAAAAAGCTATGGAGATTATATAGAAACACATAAAGGAGAAAAGGTGTTCTTAGTTAAGCCTCCGGTAGGGGAATTTATAAGAAGGCTTAAAAGACAAACCCAGATTATCTTTCCAAAAGAGGCGGGCTATATACTTATGTATTTAGACATTTTCCCAGGAGCAAGAATAATAGAGTGCGGAACAGGAAGCGGCTCCCTTACCACAGTTTTTGCTCATTTCGTCGGGGAAAAGGGAAAGGTTTACTCTTATGAAAGAAGAAAAGAATTTGCCTCCTTAGCAGAAGAAAATCTTAGAAAGTGGGGAGTATCAGAAAGAGTAGAAATAAAAGTGAAAGATATAGAAGAAGGCTTCGATGAGGAAAGGGTAGATGCCGTATTTTTAGATCTCCCAAACCCATGGGATTATATAAAGCAAGTTAAAAAAGCTCTCCTTCCAGGAAGACATTTCGGAGCGATCTGCCCCACTTTTAATCAGGTAGAAAAGCTTACTGAAACCCTTAAAAGAGAACATTTCATTTGGATAAGGGTTTTGGAACTGCTACTAAGAGAAATAAGGCCGTCACCTGGAAAGATAAGACCCGAAGACAACATGATAGCCCACACAGGTTTTCTGATTTTTGCTACCTTAGTAAAAGAGAATGAGGGATAA
- a CDS encoding diguanylate cyclase has product MRILIVDDSKLIRILLKDILQMEIKGNIDEASNGEEAITKLHNNSYDLIILDVFLPDILGIEIIDQIAALKKEWIPIIVITSAENKEFLKEALEKGAIDYIKKPFDEIEILARVKSALRTKRLYDELKEANEKLKEMAMTDELTKLYNRRYTMIILGTEFKRSKRYKNPLSVIIGDIDHFKSINDNYGHLIGDEVLRICAKLIKENTREIDVAGRYGGEEFLIILPNTTLDGAVIVAERLRRKIKEIPFKVLDKNFPIHISMSFGICSYPEKDIENEEDMLKLADEALYISKQNGRNQTTFYINGRFISLPQEVIKSEA; this is encoded by the coding sequence GTGAGAATTCTAATCGTAGATGACAGCAAACTTATACGAATCCTTCTTAAAGACATTTTGCAAATGGAAATAAAAGGCAATATCGACGAGGCTAGTAATGGAGAGGAAGCTATAACTAAACTGCATAATAATTCCTATGACCTTATAATTTTAGATGTCTTCCTTCCTGATATATTGGGTATAGAAATCATAGATCAAATAGCAGCTTTAAAGAAAGAATGGATACCTATAATAGTTATAACTTCAGCAGAAAACAAGGAATTCCTGAAAGAAGCTCTTGAAAAAGGAGCTATAGATTACATTAAAAAACCTTTTGATGAGATAGAAATCCTAGCAAGAGTAAAATCTGCTTTAAGGACAAAAAGGCTTTACGATGAGCTAAAAGAGGCAAATGAAAAACTAAAGGAAATGGCCATGACCGATGAACTCACCAAGCTCTATAACAGAAGATACACCATGATCATTCTTGGAACAGAATTTAAAAGAAGCAAAAGGTATAAAAATCCACTTTCAGTAATAATAGGAGATATCGACCACTTTAAAAGCATAAATGACAATTATGGACATCTGATTGGGGACGAAGTATTAAGGATATGTGCAAAACTAATTAAAGAAAACACAAGAGAAATAGATGTGGCAGGAAGATACGGTGGAGAAGAATTCTTGATAATATTGCCTAATACCACTCTTGATGGTGCTGTAATTGTAGCTGAAAGATTGAGACGAAAGATAAAAGAAATTCCCTTTAAGGTTCTTGATAAAAACTTTCCCATTCATATAAGCATGAGTTTTGGAATATGCTCCTATCCAGAAAAAGACATAGAAAACGAAGAAGATATGCTTAAGTTAGCAGACGAAGCCCTTTACATATCAAAGCAAAATGGAAGAAACCAAACAACATTTTACATAAATGGGAGATTCATAAGCTTACCTCAGGAGGTAATAAAAAGTGAAGCTTAA